Proteins encoded by one window of Swingsia samuiensis:
- the galE gene encoding UDP-glucose 4-epimerase GalE, whose amino-acid sequence MRYLITGGAGFVGSHVVLALLDAGHDVVVLDNLSTGHRKAVPLGVPFHHVDLLDYEATSAVVAQGPWDGVLHFAALSLVGESMRDPFYYLRQNYLTALNLVQSCVAHGVKKIVFSSTAALFGGDERLDPIPETAIVQPGSPYGESKFMIERVLHWADSIYGLRSACLRYFNAAGADPFGRAGEDHRPETHLIPLTIDAALGRRPKLKLFGIDYPTKDGSCIRDYIHVTDLAEAHVKALAQIDDRSVVYNIGNGHGYSNLEVIQSVERVTGRKVPWEVGPRREGDPSLLVADSTTLRQETGWTPLFGDLDRIVETAFLWREKNPNGYE is encoded by the coding sequence ATGCGTTATCTTATAACAGGCGGGGCAGGGTTTGTCGGTAGCCATGTTGTTCTTGCCTTACTTGATGCTGGTCATGATGTAGTAGTGCTTGATAATTTGAGTACTGGCCATCGTAAGGCAGTTCCCTTAGGTGTTCCTTTTCATCACGTTGATCTTCTCGATTACGAAGCAACTTCTGCCGTTGTTGCGCAAGGACCTTGGGACGGGGTTCTTCATTTTGCGGCTCTTTCCCTTGTCGGGGAGAGCATGCGGGATCCATTTTATTATTTACGTCAAAATTATCTTACAGCGTTAAACCTTGTTCAGTCTTGTGTCGCGCATGGAGTGAAAAAGATCGTTTTTTCTTCCACGGCTGCTCTGTTTGGAGGTGACGAGCGTTTAGATCCTATTCCTGAAACTGCGATTGTTCAGCCCGGCTCCCCTTATGGGGAGAGTAAGTTCATGATCGAACGAGTACTTCACTGGGCGGATTCAATATATGGTTTACGAAGTGCTTGCTTGCGTTACTTTAATGCTGCGGGAGCAGATCCATTCGGTCGAGCAGGAGAAGATCATCGCCCAGAAACACATTTAATCCCGCTTACGATTGATGCTGCTTTAGGGCGACGTCCAAAACTTAAGCTTTTTGGCATAGATTATCCGACAAAGGATGGATCATGTATCCGTGATTATATTCACGTTACGGATTTGGCTGAGGCGCATGTTAAGGCATTAGCGCAAATAGATGATAGAAGTGTCGTATATAATATTGGAAACGGGCATGGGTATTCCAATCTTGAGGTGATTCAAAGCGTTGAGCGTGTAACCGGTCGAAAAGTCCCGTGGGAGGTAGGACCTAGGCGTGAAGGGGATCCTTCTTTGCTGGTTGCTGATTCAACTACTCTTCGACAGGAGACTGGGTGGACACCACTTTTTGGAGATTTGGATCGTATTGTGGAAACAGCATTTCTGTGGCGTGAAAAAAATCCAAATGGATATGAGTGA
- the glf gene encoding UDP-galactopyranose mutase, translated as MRFCIVGAGFSGAVIARHLSEQGYKVLLLDERSHIAGNCHTERDEKTGVMVHCYGPHIFHTADQRVWDYVQRFGKFRPYTNRVKAISQGRLYTLPVNLLTINQFFNKTMSPLEARAFIEEKADKSIQEPKNFEEQALSMIGHELYEAFFHGYTKKQWGLEPKELPAAILKRLPLRFNYDDNYFNHPYQGMPENGYSEIVKNILNSNNIEIRLNTKFEDVEEEFQHVFYTGPIDRYFDFSLGRLGYRTLDFERIETVGDYQGAAVINYCDQQVPFTRISEHKHFAPWEADSLEKTVAFREYSRLAEPKDIPYYPIRLVDEKTMLDNYISLAKNTSGVSFLGRLGTYRYLDMDITISEALKACDQLDDLLSKKLKIPTFFIDPS; from the coding sequence ATGAGATTTTGCATTGTTGGAGCGGGATTTAGTGGTGCAGTTATTGCGCGGCATCTTTCTGAGCAAGGATATAAGGTTCTTTTGTTAGATGAGCGTTCGCATATTGCTGGAAACTGCCATACTGAACGAGATGAAAAAACAGGAGTCATGGTCCATTGTTATGGACCTCATATTTTTCATACAGCAGACCAACGTGTATGGGATTATGTACAGAGGTTCGGAAAATTTCGTCCTTACACGAATAGGGTAAAAGCCATTTCTCAGGGGCGATTATATACTCTTCCTGTTAATCTTCTAACAATTAATCAGTTTTTTAATAAAACTATGTCTCCATTAGAAGCACGAGCTTTTATTGAAGAAAAGGCAGATAAGTCAATTCAAGAACCAAAAAATTTTGAAGAGCAGGCCCTTTCGATGATAGGGCATGAATTATATGAAGCCTTTTTCCATGGCTATACAAAAAAACAGTGGGGGTTAGAGCCTAAAGAGTTGCCTGCAGCTATTCTTAAGAGGTTACCTTTACGTTTTAATTACGATGATAATTATTTCAATCATCCATATCAAGGGATGCCTGAAAATGGATATTCTGAAATTGTTAAAAATATTTTGAACTCAAACAATATTGAAATTCGATTAAACACAAAATTTGAAGATGTTGAAGAAGAGTTTCAACATGTCTTTTATACAGGACCGATAGATCGTTATTTTGATTTTTCTCTTGGAAGATTAGGTTACCGCACATTAGATTTTGAGCGTATTGAGACTGTTGGGGATTATCAGGGAGCTGCTGTGATCAACTATTGTGACCAGCAGGTGCCCTTCACTCGTATTTCAGAGCACAAGCATTTTGCTCCTTGGGAAGCAGATTCTTTAGAAAAAACAGTCGCTTTTAGAGAATATAGTCGCTTGGCAGAACCTAAGGATATCCCTTATTATCCAATTCGTTTGGTTGATGAAAAAACGATGTTAGATAATTATATTTCTTTAGCAAAAAATACATCCGGTGTATCTTTTTTAGGACGTCTGGGGACGTACCGTTACTTAGATATGGATATAACTATTTCTGAGGCATTAAAGGCTTGTGATCAATTAGATGATCTTCTGTCCAAGAAGCTTAAGATACCGACTTTTTTTATCGATCCAAGTTAG
- a CDS encoding glycosyltransferase family 2 protein → MDDLINYKQTPKAVAQNKGEWPSPKYKYSIVTTARWETAYIKEWIAYHLSIGFEHFYIYCNDDDPSELYRELSPLIIEKNSKITFLHYGIKGAQYQMFLHYLYNYSHETKWYIFLDVDEFICLKGVNNIRKFVEHHVKKYNDFDALYFNWSLYGTSGFKKRPKGDVLNNYTHREEGLSPLTKILTKARAFSYREFFLKPHEAIHHNIMNVSPDMRGINVLGADMRNYYDDFPNRIWAYLKDGDNMQQILDVGYIAHFNVKSEQDFELRYNRGVAGNFIQQKQWISMNQLERNIFLTLTNKVEDRYLSDYWTALSNSHKKCVFPLPKWPLISDYGSVTQSSTVFPISVEEDAEQVFSGNIGNYPANHTKQENDPWWQVDLENRHIIHQVRVFNRLDDVVERIANLAFFSSDDGETWTEFYSKRDGIPFGGADGTPLIWTSDEGIPLRFLKIVVLGNDTYLHFTQIQIYGNRVA, encoded by the coding sequence ATGGATGATTTAATTAATTATAAACAAACTCCTAAAGCTGTTGCACAAAATAAGGGGGAGTGGCCCTCCCCCAAGTATAAATATAGTATCGTGACGACGGCTCGTTGGGAAACGGCTTATATTAAAGAGTGGATAGCTTATCATTTATCTATAGGCTTTGAGCATTTTTATATTTATTGCAATGATGATGATCCTAGCGAATTATATAGAGAACTTTCTCCGTTAATAATTGAAAAAAATTCAAAAATTACCTTTTTGCATTATGGCATTAAAGGCGCTCAATACCAAATGTTTTTGCATTATTTGTATAATTACTCTCATGAGACGAAGTGGTATATATTTTTAGACGTAGATGAGTTTATTTGCTTAAAAGGTGTGAATAATATTCGAAAATTTGTTGAACACCATGTCAAAAAATATAATGATTTTGACGCGTTGTATTTTAATTGGTCATTATATGGCACGAGTGGGTTTAAAAAACGTCCCAAAGGAGATGTTCTTAATAATTACACTCATCGAGAGGAAGGGCTGTCTCCACTCACGAAAATTCTGACAAAAGCAAGAGCATTCTCCTATCGTGAGTTTTTCTTAAAGCCTCATGAGGCTATTCATCATAATATAATGAATGTTTCTCCTGATATGCGTGGTATTAATGTATTGGGTGCAGATATGAGAAATTATTATGATGATTTCCCCAATAGAATATGGGCATATTTGAAAGATGGTGATAATATGCAGCAGATTTTAGATGTGGGCTATATTGCTCATTTTAATGTAAAGTCAGAGCAAGATTTTGAATTGCGATATAATCGAGGGGTTGCAGGGAATTTCATTCAGCAAAAGCAATGGATCTCTATGAACCAGTTAGAAAGAAACATTTTTTTGACGTTAACCAACAAAGTAGAAGATCGATATCTTTCTGATTATTGGACGGCCCTCTCAAATAGTCACAAAAAATGTGTATTCCCTTTACCTAAATGGCCATTAATTTCTGATTATGGTTCAGTTACACAATCCTCAACGGTTTTTCCTATATCTGTAGAAGAAGATGCAGAGCAGGTTTTTTCAGGAAATATTGGTAATTATCCGGCTAACCATACGAAGCAGGAAAATGATCCTTGGTGGCAGGTGGATTTAGAAAACCGTCATATAATTCATCAGGTTCGCGTTTTTAATCGGCTTGATGATGTTGTAGAGCGGATTGCTAATCTTGCGTTCTTCTCTTCAGATGATGGTGAAACATGGACTGAGTTTTATAGTAAACGAGATGGTATTCCTTTTGGCGGCGCAGACGGAACGCCTCTTATTTGGACAAGTGACGAAGGAATACCTTTGCGGTTTCTTAAAATTGTAGTTCTTGGGAATGATACATATCTTCATTTCACTCAAATACAGATCTACGGGAATAGAGTGGCGTAA
- a CDS encoding alpha-2-macroglobulin family protein: protein MKSRYFALTAFTALCAFAPFYSAVAQRQIPASSEQTTLGFVRLTLNTGGERPEACLRFDQTLDSTAVTHYADHVTVTPQVHPALRVEDHDLCIGGLAWGTRYRIAVSPGMADAHGNRLSAPVSVSVMTGDRKAQIAMGGAGYILPKRTASGIDIQTVNMDRVRVAVWRMSQPSIEHLIKNDDIDLAASSVTRSQLDELRQTQLTKVWSGTLDVDNVKNIMSTKSFPLAGVVQGQKAGIYLVTAEDAATPKDRSFMADASSEALSEADIEKEIAAHWVKVSDMGLSAIRGSDGLHVFARSLATAEPMVGIKISLTSRGSDELGTVTTDDAGQAVFASGLMNGKEAETPSLILATAPDGDTATIRVDGSWFDLSDRGVDGHETSKAQQAVLVTDRGIYRPGETVNITALLRDHKGEAISSQPLILALSRPDGVEVRRVVLPAQASGGFVTTEQLTSSAPHGRWTISAYSDPTLPPIGTTEISVQDFVPQTLGVKLTSTAKAFPTSGALDVVLDGQYLYGAPAAGLHGDGRVKISLDDAPIAGFDDYSFGLNTEHVSGDEQKLSVPDADAQGRSVIAVHPDIPQGLSLPLKATITASMQDPAGRSVAQTLTMPLTRTRPLIGLKVKDSGGGDDQQAVSVPMDVVTFGPDNKPQALHNLAWSIVRENEVYDWIHDDGRWSFREHVIDEPVQHGATDTGSDGRAHFAPALVPARYRLIVSDPATGSASSREFYVGWWSAGDDKPNAPDRLVVTPKDKTLAADGTTTVHIDAPFAGQAQIVMATDRVESVRNINVPKGGVDVPVTASADWAGGAYMLVTLYRSLQTPARAHEPTRAVGVAYIGLDQSAHRLGVSIDAPKESRPQGKMVVPVTITGGKSGPVHVTLAAVDKGILGLTAWKQPDVFDLIYGRRELGVDVTDTYAHLLSPTGTAGTIHEGGDVGSGEEGDTASLAVTSTHIVSLFSGDVTPDANGHAQVALNVPDFEGTLGLMGTAWRDDAVGTGQAETIVRDPVFADLTLPRFMAPGDTATSLVSLVNTDGEAGHYTVSLTVDGPLTLPQTHDFASDLAKGERKSFSTVLTAHEAGIAHLHLALHDKNGKTVLTRSWDIQIRSGHMPLTTSVMHKQASGESYTVDPALLDSFEPGAALTLSYSGVGGIDTVGLLQSLESFSWGSSESLASAARPLLLFKGHKQLGLETIPGGPDKRVQDAIAALLDREDEGGRIGDWRLNDGGTLPWTQIYLVDFLSRAKAAGYAVPDAALGHALDWLETEQGQGNGSDESSSSGDIAVTPESKAYALYVLARAGRLNTPALRALYDNVNTEGGSGTRTLFWGDGPASDKTRADALALGHLAGGLALAGQHKQSDDTFGMAVDALGPTRVGRPGLLDFEYWTYVRDLAGLTPLAAESGNHGLAQKLADRFSGLTLGPAELSDESKMDLLETVAAMNQNVSGVGISVNGHAQPQPLQLPFSVTPKTSELKGFTVSNSGSIPLWLAVTVTGSPKDVSKPITQGFNMNVSTRGMHGEPVDVTKLRQNDRFIVVIEGNVTDHDQHHCVLVDMLPAGWEIEGLAQGKKLEDDPENQIGAKDDTDTKNEGYDFLGVTSDTRFASIQDDRFVAAFDLSPNGDANSNMEDIGRSSFRVAYIVRAVTPGTFLRPETVVKDQYRPTMTARSAAGVTTITAR from the coding sequence ATGAAAAGCCGCTATTTTGCCTTGACTGCTTTTACGGCGTTATGTGCATTTGCACCTTTTTATTCTGCCGTGGCACAACGGCAAATACCGGCTTCTTCTGAACAAACAACATTAGGCTTTGTTCGTCTGACCCTTAATACAGGGGGAGAACGACCTGAAGCATGCCTAAGGTTTGACCAAACGCTCGATAGTACAGCCGTCACACATTACGCAGACCACGTGACGGTGACACCACAAGTGCATCCAGCCCTTCGAGTGGAAGATCATGATTTATGTATCGGTGGCCTTGCATGGGGAACACGCTATCGGATAGCGGTTTCTCCCGGAATGGCGGATGCTCACGGAAATCGTCTTTCCGCACCCGTTTCAGTCTCCGTGATGACAGGAGATCGCAAAGCACAAATCGCGATGGGAGGAGCTGGTTATATCCTTCCCAAGCGGACAGCCTCTGGCATTGATATTCAGACGGTTAACATGGATCGTGTGCGTGTTGCCGTTTGGCGTATGTCACAACCTTCCATAGAGCATTTAATAAAGAATGATGATATTGATCTGGCGGCCTCTTCAGTAACACGCTCTCAACTTGACGAGTTACGACAAACACAACTGACAAAAGTTTGGTCCGGTACGCTGGATGTGGATAATGTAAAGAACATAATGTCCACAAAGTCTTTTCCTCTGGCAGGTGTCGTTCAAGGGCAAAAGGCGGGTATTTATCTTGTAACAGCTGAAGATGCTGCAACTCCAAAAGATAGAAGCTTTATGGCGGACGCGTCGTCTGAAGCACTATCTGAAGCGGATATTGAAAAGGAGATTGCCGCACATTGGGTTAAAGTATCCGATATGGGGCTCTCGGCTATACGCGGAAGTGATGGTTTGCACGTTTTTGCACGTTCGCTTGCCACAGCAGAGCCGATGGTGGGAATAAAGATTTCCCTGACGTCGCGAGGATCGGATGAGCTTGGAACGGTCACAACAGATGATGCAGGACAGGCGGTTTTTGCATCGGGCCTCATGAATGGGAAAGAAGCTGAAACCCCCAGTTTAATTCTTGCGACTGCTCCTGATGGAGATACTGCAACGATACGCGTGGATGGATCATGGTTTGATTTATCGGATCGTGGAGTCGATGGTCACGAAACTTCCAAGGCTCAGCAAGCGGTTTTGGTAACAGATCGTGGCATATATCGCCCAGGAGAGACCGTAAATATCACCGCGTTGTTGCGGGATCATAAGGGTGAGGCTATTTCCTCACAACCGCTCATTCTTGCTCTTTCTCGACCTGATGGAGTTGAGGTGCGTCGGGTGGTGCTCCCCGCGCAAGCCAGTGGAGGCTTTGTAACGACAGAGCAACTGACCAGCAGTGCTCCTCACGGTCGGTGGACGATCAGTGCTTATTCTGATCCGACCTTGCCTCCGATTGGAACGACAGAGATTTCAGTTCAAGATTTTGTTCCTCAAACGCTTGGGGTAAAATTAACGTCTACAGCAAAGGCTTTTCCTACGTCCGGAGCATTGGATGTTGTATTGGATGGGCAATATCTTTATGGCGCACCTGCTGCCGGATTACACGGAGATGGCCGGGTAAAAATCTCTCTTGATGATGCGCCAATTGCTGGGTTTGATGATTATAGTTTTGGTTTGAATACAGAACATGTATCGGGAGACGAGCAAAAGCTTTCCGTTCCAGATGCCGATGCACAAGGACGTTCGGTAATCGCCGTTCATCCTGACATCCCTCAGGGTTTGAGCCTCCCTTTGAAGGCGACGATTACGGCATCTATGCAAGACCCGGCTGGCCGAAGTGTTGCTCAAACCCTCACCATGCCGTTAACGCGTACACGTCCGCTGATCGGCCTTAAGGTTAAAGACAGCGGCGGAGGGGATGATCAGCAAGCTGTATCTGTTCCAATGGATGTTGTTACATTTGGACCAGATAATAAGCCGCAAGCATTGCATAATTTAGCTTGGTCAATTGTACGCGAAAATGAAGTGTATGATTGGATCCATGATGATGGTCGGTGGTCTTTTCGCGAGCATGTGATTGATGAACCGGTTCAGCATGGTGCAACCGATACAGGAAGTGATGGTCGTGCTCATTTTGCTCCTGCGTTGGTCCCCGCACGGTATCGTTTGATTGTATCAGACCCTGCAACAGGAAGTGCATCTTCTCGTGAGTTTTATGTTGGTTGGTGGTCTGCGGGGGATGATAAACCCAATGCTCCAGACCGCTTGGTGGTCACACCGAAAGACAAAACCCTTGCGGCAGATGGAACAACGACCGTTCATATCGATGCGCCTTTTGCAGGACAGGCGCAGATCGTTATGGCGACGGATCGTGTAGAGTCGGTTCGTAACATTAATGTGCCCAAAGGTGGGGTCGATGTGCCGGTGACCGCCAGTGCAGACTGGGCCGGTGGAGCGTATATGTTGGTGACGCTGTATCGGTCGCTTCAAACGCCGGCACGTGCGCACGAGCCAACACGAGCGGTTGGTGTGGCCTATATTGGGTTGGATCAATCCGCTCATCGCTTAGGGGTATCAATTGATGCGCCAAAAGAAAGTCGTCCCCAAGGGAAGATGGTTGTTCCTGTCACGATTACGGGAGGGAAGTCTGGCCCAGTCCATGTAACGTTAGCGGCGGTTGATAAAGGTATACTCGGGCTGACGGCTTGGAAACAACCTGATGTTTTTGATCTGATTTATGGACGGCGTGAGCTGGGAGTGGATGTAACGGATACATACGCTCACCTTCTCTCTCCGACTGGAACGGCAGGAACTATTCATGAAGGGGGTGATGTTGGCAGTGGAGAAGAGGGGGATACCGCCTCACTTGCCGTGACCTCAACACACATTGTGTCATTATTCTCCGGCGATGTGACACCTGATGCGAATGGCCATGCTCAAGTTGCGCTTAATGTACCAGACTTTGAAGGAACATTGGGTTTGATGGGCACCGCCTGGAGGGATGATGCTGTTGGAACAGGGCAGGCAGAAACGATTGTTCGTGATCCTGTCTTTGCTGATCTGACCTTGCCGCGTTTTATGGCCCCTGGAGATACGGCAACCAGTCTTGTTTCTTTGGTAAATACAGATGGAGAAGCAGGACATTACACGGTGAGTTTGACCGTAGATGGGCCGCTTACGCTTCCACAAACACATGATTTTGCATCTGATTTGGCTAAAGGGGAGCGCAAAAGCTTCTCTACAGTGTTAACAGCTCATGAGGCTGGGATTGCTCATCTTCATCTGGCTTTACACGATAAGAATGGAAAAACAGTTCTAACCCGTTCGTGGGATATTCAGATACGTTCTGGCCATATGCCATTAACGACTTCTGTTATGCATAAGCAGGCATCTGGTGAGAGCTATACCGTTGACCCAGCACTTTTAGATTCTTTTGAACCCGGTGCTGCGTTAACGTTGAGTTACTCGGGTGTTGGTGGAATTGATACCGTTGGGTTGCTCCAATCTTTAGAAAGTTTCTCTTGGGGCTCTTCAGAAAGCCTTGCTTCGGCAGCTCGGCCTTTACTTTTGTTCAAAGGGCATAAGCAACTCGGTTTAGAGACCATTCCCGGTGGGCCAGATAAACGTGTTCAAGATGCGATTGCGGCCTTGTTGGACCGTGAGGATGAAGGCGGCCGAATTGGGGATTGGCGTTTAAATGACGGTGGCACATTACCGTGGACACAAATCTATCTGGTTGATTTTCTTTCACGCGCTAAGGCTGCGGGGTATGCGGTGCCTGATGCAGCACTTGGCCATGCGTTAGACTGGTTGGAAACGGAGCAGGGCCAAGGGAATGGATCGGACGAAAGCTCCAGCTCTGGTGATATAGCTGTAACGCCTGAAAGCAAGGCATACGCACTTTATGTGTTAGCGCGTGCAGGGCGTCTGAATACGCCTGCCTTGCGGGCGTTATACGATAACGTCAATACCGAAGGCGGTAGTGGTACCCGTACGCTCTTCTGGGGAGATGGGCCTGCCAGTGATAAAACGCGAGCAGATGCGTTAGCGCTTGGTCATCTGGCGGGAGGCTTGGCTCTGGCTGGCCAACATAAACAAAGCGACGATACGTTTGGCATGGCGGTCGATGCTCTTGGCCCTACGCGTGTTGGTCGGCCTGGATTGCTTGACTTTGAGTATTGGACGTATGTGCGTGATCTGGCAGGCCTTACCCCTCTCGCAGCTGAATCTGGCAATCACGGATTAGCACAGAAGTTGGCGGATCGTTTTTCGGGTTTGACTCTTGGCCCTGCAGAATTGTCGGATGAGAGCAAGATGGATCTGCTTGAAACGGTGGCGGCTATGAACCAGAATGTTTCAGGTGTAGGGATTTCTGTGAATGGGCATGCACAGCCCCAGCCTCTGCAATTGCCTTTCTCTGTAACGCCTAAAACATCAGAGCTGAAAGGCTTTACGGTTTCCAATTCGGGCTCGATCCCTTTGTGGCTTGCTGTGACGGTTACAGGCTCTCCTAAAGATGTTTCCAAGCCAATCACACAAGGGTTTAACATGAATGTATCCACACGTGGGATGCATGGTGAACCCGTGGATGTCACAAAATTACGCCAGAATGATCGTTTTATCGTTGTGATTGAAGGGAATGTAACAGATCACGATCAGCACCATTGTGTGCTTGTGGATATGTTACCTGCTGGATGGGAAATTGAAGGGCTTGCTCAAGGAAAGAAACTTGAAGATGATCCTGAAAATCAGATTGGTGCAAAAGACGACACAGACACCAAGAATGAAGGGTATGACTTCTTGGGGGTAACGAGCGATACCCGCTTTGCTTCGATACAGGATGATCGTTTTGTTGCCGCGTTTGATTTATCTCCTAATGGGGATGCAAACAGCAACATGGAAGATATTGGAAGGTCGAGCTTCCGTGTCGCTTATATTGTTCGGGCTGTTACGCCGGGCACGTTCTTGCGCCCAGAAACGGTCGTGAAAGATCAGTACCGCCCAACCATGACTGCGCGTTCAGCGGCAGGTGTTACGACGATTACCGCACGATGA
- the pbpC gene encoding penicillin-binding protein 1C, whose amino-acid sequence MILHIRGKRRVFFGIRAFVLGGVCIGGIAFVADRVFPPDLSRAQAYALILHDQDGHSLDARVSADGYWRLPIKPMDIDPVYQKLLLKTEDRRFWWHPGVDPFAVMRAAGQLVIRGHIVSGGSTLAMQTARLLTPHRHSWRGKIEDALRAIQLVWRYGHRGVLNLYVTLAPEGGSIEGVRMGSLHWFGHEPKYLSPSEAALLVALPRRPTALRPDRHPKAALSAMKPIMAHIHMLPPESLPLRLDKGRTCHDAPSLLAHEWHMKVRGVVRTTLDREQQETVLRILHMSNPPRRGGWAALVVRRNGTVAAWVGNAGNECPGCAADMVLAWRSPGSTLKPFIYGLAFQQGLLSSETLMQDKVARFSSYTPRNYDRVFHGATTVRTALQQSYNLPAVRALDLIGARYFTQTLLDSGIDIRLPRGASPNLAIALGGAGVRMLDLGQLYNALARDGLSAPLKVVRSEEQKEQSVRLFSREVAQQILSILRGTPLPTGMLNSPDRSLAFKTGTSYGQRDAWAAGVRHGWTVVVWGGRPDGAPSPGITGLRVAAPVMAQIMDTLPNGPHTLEPFTRASGRIAPSLAALPEKSGPHLVSPPDGATVESFSDDGTATPIGFEATGGTAPYRWIVNGHVLNIPTGGTPSWVPDGPGFVHITVIDAEGRSASATVRVR is encoded by the coding sequence ATGATCCTGCATATCCGGGGGAAGAGGCGTGTATTCTTTGGAATACGCGCTTTTGTCCTTGGGGGGGTATGTATAGGAGGGATAGCTTTTGTAGCGGATCGTGTATTCCCTCCTGATTTAAGCCGTGCGCAGGCTTATGCACTGATCCTTCATGATCAGGATGGTCATTCTTTGGATGCGCGGGTCAGTGCGGATGGGTATTGGCGTTTACCCATAAAGCCAATGGATATTGATCCGGTATATCAGAAACTACTTTTAAAAACGGAAGACCGTCGTTTCTGGTGGCATCCAGGGGTCGATCCATTTGCAGTAATGCGCGCCGCAGGCCAATTGGTGATTCGAGGGCATATTGTCTCGGGTGGGTCTACTCTGGCTATGCAAACAGCACGGCTTTTAACACCACATCGGCATAGTTGGCGTGGCAAGATTGAGGATGCTTTGCGGGCGATTCAGCTTGTCTGGCGGTATGGTCATAGAGGTGTTTTGAACTTGTATGTCACACTTGCACCAGAAGGAGGGTCAATAGAAGGCGTTCGTATGGGCTCATTACATTGGTTTGGGCACGAACCGAAATATCTTTCACCTTCTGAGGCAGCATTACTGGTTGCTCTTCCGCGGCGTCCAACTGCTTTACGCCCTGATCGTCACCCCAAGGCAGCTTTGAGCGCAATGAAGCCGATTATGGCGCATATTCATATGCTGCCCCCTGAATCACTTCCTTTACGATTAGATAAAGGACGTACATGTCATGATGCTCCCTCATTACTTGCGCATGAATGGCACATGAAGGTGCGTGGGGTTGTGCGGACAACCCTTGATCGGGAGCAGCAGGAAACAGTGCTGCGCATCTTACACATGAGTAACCCACCGCGGCGTGGTGGGTGGGCTGCATTGGTTGTTCGTCGTAATGGAACGGTAGCGGCATGGGTCGGTAATGCGGGGAATGAGTGCCCTGGCTGTGCTGCTGATATGGTACTGGCTTGGCGTTCTCCTGGCTCTACGCTGAAGCCTTTTATTTATGGATTAGCCTTTCAGCAGGGGCTTCTTTCTTCTGAGACGTTAATGCAGGATAAAGTTGCTCGTTTTTCAAGTTATACACCCCGGAATTATGATCGTGTTTTCCATGGGGCGACAACGGTACGGACAGCGTTACAACAATCCTATAATTTACCGGCTGTGCGCGCTTTGGATCTTATTGGAGCACGTTATTTCACCCAGACTTTATTGGATAGCGGAATAGATATTCGTCTGCCGCGTGGTGCATCGCCCAATCTCGCCATTGCGCTGGGCGGGGCCGGGGTCAGAATGTTAGATCTAGGGCAGTTATATAATGCTTTGGCTCGTGATGGCTTGAGTGCTCCTTTAAAAGTGGTTCGGTCGGAAGAGCAGAAGGAACAATCGGTTCGCTTGTTCAGTCGAGAGGTGGCGCAGCAGATTCTTTCTATTTTACGTGGGACACCGCTACCGACAGGGATGTTGAATAGTCCCGATCGAAGCTTGGCGTTTAAAACTGGCACATCATACGGTCAACGTGATGCGTGGGCCGCTGGAGTGCGGCATGGATGGACGGTTGTTGTATGGGGGGGGCGGCCAGATGGTGCGCCAAGCCCAGGTATTACGGGGCTGAGAGTAGCGGCTCCGGTAATGGCACAAATTATGGATACTTTGCCAAATGGCCCCCATACACTTGAGCCATTTACGCGGGCTTCCGGGCGGATTGCACCTTCGCTTGCTGCGTTACCAGAAAAATCAGGCCCACATCTTGTTTCCCCGCCAGATGGAGCGACAGTTGAAAGCTTTTCTGATGATGGCACGGCTACACCGATTGGGTTTGAAGCAACGGGTGGGACTGCCCCTTACCGATGGATTGTGAATGGGCATGTGTTGAATATACCCACAGGGGGAACCCCTTCTTGGGTACCAGATGGCCCCGGCTTTGTGCATATAACGGTTATAGACGCAGAGGGACGTAGTGCATCCGCAACTGTTCGGGTGCGGTAG
- a CDS encoding DUF6525 family protein, translating to MQTSASDKKPISSEHNDQTLRHEIWRRYTGNEWDAFDALPASIKQRVNDHAYNAWSVNVLMLWKHYKRIYGRTVRAEKALIRYLDYCERLERKAFAEHYYQACGDAYPHDAAQATVLRTFKKK from the coding sequence ATGCAAACATCTGCTTCCGATAAGAAACCGATATCTTCAGAGCATAATGATCAGACCCTTCGGCATGAAATCTGGCGTCGATATACAGGGAATGAATGGGATGCGTTCGATGCTCTTCCGGCCTCAATTAAACAGCGTGTGAATGATCATGCTTATAATGCGTGGTCAGTGAATGTGCTGATGCTATGGAAGCACTACAAAAGAATCTACGGACGTACCGTGCGCGCTGAGAAAGCGTTAATTCGTTATTTGGATTATTGTGAGCGCCTTGAGCGCAAAGCGTTTGCGGAGCATTACTATCAAGCGTGTGGAGATGCTTATCCGCATGATGCAGCACAGGCGACAGTGCTGCGCACATTTAAAAAGAAGTAA